CAGCCTGCAACATACACAAAAGCAGGAACATTACGTTTAAGCATATGCCATACACTTTAATCCTAAGCGACCTACagaatcgaacccacaacctttgtgctgctaatgcaatgctttactgATTGTAGATGGTAACTAAATAAGAACTGTATACACAACAAGTAACACATCGTGTTGCCCTCGTGGAGCCTGGATGCCAGGCTGATGTGGTGGCGCACTCTGCCTCTCACCTGGCACAGGTGCGCTTGGGCGCGCACAGAGTAGTCATCCGCTATGTATTTGCGCGAGAGGATgtcaaactcttcatatttttcCTGAGCGTGTTGATCGAGCAGCACGTACTCGTGAACACAAGCGCTGCACACATCCCCGTCCTCCGGCCCACCGCTGAACAGGTCACGAATGACATTGGCTAGGCTGCAGTCCAGTCCCTGCGGGCTGGCCATGCTCTCAAGCAGGTCCGCTATTGTTAGCACGTCGCAAAACGACAGGCTAAAGTTCCGGAAGTACTCTAAAACCGCGTGCGGCGACACCGTGGGCACCGGCACTGAATAAAAGGAGCTCACCGAGCTGTTTTTCTGCCGGTAAAGCGTAGAGCATGCGGACTCCAGAGGCTCGCGGCGACGCGCGTCAGCGTCCACGCACTCCGGTCTGTTTTCCGTCAGGTTGCTCAGAAGAACCCCGCAGTCCTCATCGCGCAGGCCCGTCTGGGCGTCGTGACTCGCGTTGCTCCACGTTCGCCGGTGAGTCCGGTCTCGCGAACGCGGCTTGCCTCCCGCGCAGAGCCAAAGGTGATCGGACAGGAGCGCGGTGAAAAAGAGCAGCGACGCGAGGCTCATGCGCCATCTCTGCACCTTCTCGGGCTCCGCGCACGGTTTGTCGTTCGGTTCGGTCAGGCAGCAGATTTCGACCTCGGCGTCAAGTTTCCTTCCACACCGCCGGGCGCCCGTGACCATATTTTAGAGGGGGAGACAAAGGCGCGAGCTCACACGGGCGGGTCTCCTCCGCAAATTTATTGCCCACCCCGACGGTTACATGATGGCTCGAAGCATCTCTTTCACCTGATGTTCAGAATAAATCGGTACCAAAAACACCTGCGTCTGAATTACGGAGACAGTGCATGATAAAGCACATGCCGCGAGACTCGCTATCAGCTACCCCGCATCTCCTTGACAACACATCGCACGCGAGCGAATCTCACTCATTTGCGGGCATCTCCGAGGCGGCGGGTTGAAGAGCGGTATCTGGTTGTCTGTAGAGGGCTTGT
The sequence above is drawn from the Misgurnus anguillicaudatus chromosome 22, ASM2758022v2, whole genome shotgun sequence genome and encodes:
- the nalf2 gene encoding NALCN channel auxiliary factor 2 isoform X2, producing MVTGARRCGRKLDAEVEICCLTEPNDKPCAEPEKVQRWRMSLASLLFFTALLSDHLWLCAGGKPRSRDRTHRRTWSNASHDAQTGLRDEDCGVLLSNLTENRPECVDADARRREPLESACSTLYRQKNSSVSSFYSVPVPTVSPHAVLEYFRNFSLSFCDVLTIADLLESMASPQGLDCSLANVIRDLFSGGPEDGDVCSACVHEYVLLDQHAQEKYEEFDILSRKYIADDYSVRAQAHLCQFPSGSAKGGSRASATVVRSQPAAPSSYPTMTVCCMPACPAFSVQVNINNTGLQEEYLASQGPQCCDVRWNGCDSAVGAACALTRFPGSFSLHRRLSSGAVSYTNRLHGSKLKLCVLVLFLLHTVISITTLQHCNTGSLENIVPLEEVPVREE
- the nalf2 gene encoding NALCN channel auxiliary factor 2 isoform X1, whose translation is MVTGARRCGRKLDAEVEICCLTEPNDKPCAEPEKVQRWRMSLASLLFFTALLSDHLWLCAGGKPRSRDRTHRRTWSNASHDAQTGLRDEDCGVLLSNLTENRPECVDADARRREPLESACSTLYRQKNSSVSSFYSVPVPTVSPHAVLEYFRNFSLSFCDVLTIADLLESMASPQGLDCSLANVIRDLFSGGPEDGDVCSACVHEYVLLDQHAQEKYEEFDILSRKYIADDYSVRAQAHLCQAVYKAWLCAEFFPVPQRQCERWLPCKRYCGEVTASCPFILPDNDRLLYAGLPSFLCAGLQEEYLASQGPQCCDVRWNGCDSAVGAACALTRFPGSFSLHRRLSSGAVSYTNRLHGSKLKLCVLVLFLLHTVISITTLQHCNTGSLENIVPLEEVPVREE